AGCCCCCCCCGTCACTGCCCTTTCCTCACCCCCGACCCCAACAACCCCTTTCCCCTCTCCTGACATATGTCAGGAGAGGGGAAAGGGGACAGGGGATAGGGGTGAGGATGGAAAAGAGCAGGATTTCATTTCAATATTACTGAGGCTGAGCAGATGCAAATAATCTACGAATAATGATTAATTATATCGCGGGGCGTATAATATTCCTTCTTAATACGCTTAACCAACTCATGGAGCATCTCCGAAAACTTCTCGTTGGGGACGTTTTCAAGGACGGTTGCGGAACTCTCCTGCACATCACCCTTCGAAAACAGCCCCGCAATCAGCTTCCCAACCTCCTCCGGCGACAGCATGGCATAGGCATCATCCGTCGTCCGGATGTCGGCGCGGATCATGTTCTCCGGCAACGCCTTATCGTCCGCCATCGTCCCGGCCCGCAGGAGGCCGAAGACGGCGCGGCCGTGGCGGACCTTACGCGTGAACCGGGGCGCCGGAGCGACGCGGCGATCGCGGGAGCAGGGCGGCTTCCGGCGCCGGATCGGATTCGCGACCGCCGCGCCATGGTAAAATGAAGGCGGAATTCATCGCCGCAATAATATCCGTATCCGTCCAGCCCATACGTTTCCGCAACCTGCCGCCGTCAAAGAAGACGGCCTTCTTTCCCCTCCTCCGGGCTTCCGCCTTTTTTCTTTGTTCCGCAAGCCGGCGGCGGGGGAAAAGCTTCCGAACGGCGGGCCCGGGCGCTTTTCCGGGAAGAAAGGTCCAGTTGAGCCGAGGGAAGCGGCGGGATGCCTGGCGGAGGCGGCTGGACCGGAATCCTGACCCGGCGCGACGGATGAAAGGAGAAAAGGACCATGAGCGGGAAACCGATCTGCATCACCGAAAAGGACTTGGGGCGGTTGAAAAAATTAATCCTGGATTCCGACACCACCGAATACCGCAAGAGCCCGTACCTGGAGCGGCTCAAAGAGGAGCTCGAGCGGGCGGCTGTCGTCCCGGCCGGGGAGATACCCAACAGCGTGGTGACCATGAACTCGACGGTCTGCCTGGAAGACCTGGATACCGGGGAGGAGGAAACCTACACCTTGGTCTTCCCGGACCAGGCCGATCTCAAGCTGGGGAAGGTATCGATCCTGGCTCCGATCGGCACCGCCATGCTGGGATACGAGACGGGGGATGTGTTCGAGTGGGAGGTCCCTTCAGGCAAGCGCAAACTGCGCGTGAAAAAGGTCCTCTATCAGCCGGAAGCCGCGGGGGATTTCCATTTGTAGTACCCGTCGCCGTGGCTGTTAACCGAAGGCTCTCTGGAAGGATCATGCATTCCGAAGGACCGCCGGCGGTTTTCGGCCTGAGTACCCCCCGGCGCGATCAAGACGCTTCCTTCCCGAGTCGGAGGGCGCGTTTTCGCCTTGTTTCCCCGGAGGCGGAATCCTCCGTTAATTCCTCGGCGGGATCGGAAGGGCTTGCGCGATATCCGCCGGTCTGTGTGTAGCGACGGCGCTGACGGACTCGGGCGCGGCGGACCTCGGACGGATGGATTTCTTTGCCCCGCGGCGTACATACTCCCGCCCCCGTTGTTTATAATATCCTCCGCGCGGTTCAAGATCATCCTTCACGCCGTTTGGCTGTCCGAAACCGCCCGTTGCGGCGCGCGCCCGGCGCTGTGGGCGGAGTGCGGCCGGAAAGCGGAACGGGTTTTCATCGGAGGCCGGCCCCCGATACGAACGCTCGGGGGCTTGTTTTTTTAATTCCGCTTGCTCCGGCCCGGCCCGGCTACAGGATCCACCTGCGGTAGATGTTGCGCAGGCTGGCCAGGAACAATCCAACGCCGAACAGCGCGATCAGCCCGAAGGAAAGCGGATACGCCAGCGCGTTCTCGCCGCGGATCGCGCCGTGCAGGATGTCCACGCCGTAGGTCAGCGGCAGCAGGTAGGAAAGCGGCTGCAGATAGACGGGCAGCGAGGCGACCGGCAGGAACAGCCCGCACAGGAAGATCATCGGGAAGCGGAAGAAGTTCGAGAAGGTCTGGGCCTCGAACACTTCGCTGACCGAGACGGCGATGAACAGGCCCAGGAAGGTGGAGGCCAGCGCGATCAGGATCACCGCCGCCAGCGCCAGCGGCCAATCCACGCCGGTAAGGTCGGTCAGCAGGGCGGCCAGCAGGGCCGGGATGAAGGCGTTGAGGATCCCGAAGAAAACCGCGCCGCCGGTTTTGGCCAGCATGAGCAGCCAGAGCGGAATGGGCGCGAGCAGCAGGCGTTCGAAGGATCGGTGCTTCTTTTCGAAGGTGACGGTGACGGACAGCATCGAGGTGGTGCCGAACAGGATCGAGACCGCCATCATCCCGGGCAGGATCGAGCGGATGTTCTCTGGCCCCGTGCCGGAACGGAGGAAGAACATCCCCGCCCAGGCGAGCGGGAAGATCAACCCCCAGCTGATGTTGGGCGGCTTGAGGTAATAGGCGCGCATATCTTTCCAGAGGATGTTCCAGAACGCGATCCAGCGCTTCATTCTCCGCCTCCTCCGCCCTTTTCCTTTTCCTTCCGCATCGACTCCGCCTGCAGGCCCGTCACGCGCACGAACACCTCTTCCAGCGAAGGGTGCAGGCGGCGGGCCTCGGTCACATCCAGCCCGCGCTCCGCCAGGTAGTCCACCAGCGGGGCCAGCGGAATGGCGGCCGCGGCTTCGATGCGCACTCCGCCGTCGCCGTCGGCCGTGACGCCGTATTCCGGAAACGCCTCCGCCAGCCGCGCGCAGAGCGCACCGTCCGCTCCCGGGACGGTCAGAACCAGCAGGTGCTTGTTCTGCAGAGGCTGGAGCAGGCGCGGCACGCTGTCCTCGAGGACGATCCGGCCGCCGACGAGGAAGGCGATCCGGTCGCACAGCCGTTCCGCTTCTTCGATATAGTGGGTGGTCAGGAAAACGGTCGTCCCGTCCCTGCGCAGGTCCCGGATCCGCCCGCGGATCCGGCGGGCGCTGGCGACGTCGATCCCGGTGGTGGGCTCGTCGAGGAAGAGTATGGACGGGCGGTGGATCAGCCCGGCGGCGATCGTCAGTTTGCGCCGCATCCCCCGCGAGTAGCCGGCGACCTTGCGCCCGGCCGCCCCGGCCAGGTCGAAGGCCTCAAGCAGTCCGCGCGCACCCGTCCGGCGCTCTTCTTTGCGCATCCCGTAGAGGGCGGCGCAGAAGCACAGGTTCTCGAAGCCGCTGAGCTCCGGGTAGAGGTTGCTCTCGTCGGGGACGACGCCGATCAGGTGCTGGGCCGCCTTCGGGTCGCGGCTGCAATCCAATCCGGCGATGCGGACCGTGCCCGAATCCGGGCGGGCCAGGCCGGTGAGGATGTTGATCGTCGTGGTCTTGCCGGCCCCGTTCGGCCCCAGCAAACCGAAGATCTCCCCGCGGTTGACCTGGAAGGAGATGCCGTCGACCGCGGTGATTTGTGCGAACCGCTTGACCAGCCCCGAAACGGAGATAATCGGTTCGTTTGCGGCCGGCGGAGGCGCGGCGTTCCTGCCGGCGGTCATGTTTCCGTCTCCGCCGGCCGCGAGTCCGCGGCGGCCTCTTCCTTCCCGGCCCGTCCGCAGGGGCGGGGCGATGTTCCCGCAAAGCGGCGGCCGGCACGCGGCGCGCCGCCGCTCCGGTGACTGCGGCCGACGCATTTTCCTTCGGGCATGATGGATCCTCCTCAATACGCATGGATGGGATGGGCCGGCATCCGGCGGATCACTTCTTTCCGCGGCGGTCCGGGCAGCCGCCCTTCCACGCCGCCGGCGACTTGGGCAGTCCCACCCGCTTCAGCCGCGCCGCGGCGCGGATCAGGCCGAGCAGCCTCGGGTCGGCCAGCCGGTAGTGGACGAAGCGGTTCTGCCGCCGGGCGCAGACGACCCCGGCCCGGCGCAAGGCCATCAATTGCTGGGAGATGTGGGATTGGGATCCGCCCAGCAGGGTTTGCAGCCGGTGGACGCAGATCTCCCGGTTGCCGATCGCCAGAAGGATCGCCAGCCGCGAGGGGTGGGAGATGGTTTTCAGGACCGAAGCAACCTGCCTCATGCCGCCGGAGGGCTTCATGTCAGACACCGCGGAAACGCATCGGAATATATTTGGTTTTTCAAATGTATTATACCGCGGCACGGGAAAAACTAATCCGTGAAACCACCCGGCGTTCCCCATTCCCGCTTGCGCGGGGGCAAGGGCGCCGCGGCCGGCGCCTCGGTTCCGCCGAGCCGCCGGAACAAAAAAATGGTAGAATGCTGTCGTGCGTTGCGCGGCCAGCCCCCCTCTGGTCGCCGGCGCACATTTCTTATCGGCATCCGGCGGCGCCGTGAGAAAACCTTCACCGCGCCGGTCTTCCGCCGGCTGCCTCCCTTTTTTCCGGCGGGGATTTCCCGCTCTCTTTTTTATGATATCCTTCGCGCGATCCCAATGAT
This Anaerolineales bacterium DNA region includes the following protein-coding sequences:
- the rnk gene encoding nucleoside diphosphate kinase regulator; translated protein: MSGKPICITEKDLGRLKKLILDSDTTEYRKSPYLERLKEELERAAVVPAGEIPNSVVTMNSTVCLEDLDTGEEETYTLVFPDQADLKLGKVSILAPIGTAMLGYETGDVFEWEVPSGKRKLRVKKVLYQPEAAGDFHL
- a CDS encoding ABC transporter permease, producing MKRWIAFWNILWKDMRAYYLKPPNISWGLIFPLAWAGMFFLRSGTGPENIRSILPGMMAVSILFGTTSMLSVTVTFEKKHRSFERLLLAPIPLWLLMLAKTGGAVFFGILNAFIPALLAALLTDLTGVDWPLALAAVILIALASTFLGLFIAVSVSEVFEAQTFSNFFRFPMIFLCGLFLPVASLPVYLQPLSYLLPLTYGVDILHGAIRGENALAYPLSFGLIALFGVGLFLASLRNIYRRWIL
- a CDS encoding ABC transporter ATP-binding protein; the encoded protein is MTAGRNAAPPPAANEPIISVSGLVKRFAQITAVDGISFQVNRGEIFGLLGPNGAGKTTTINILTGLARPDSGTVRIAGLDCSRDPKAAQHLIGVVPDESNLYPELSGFENLCFCAALYGMRKEERRTGARGLLEAFDLAGAAGRKVAGYSRGMRRKLTIAAGLIHRPSILFLDEPTTGIDVASARRIRGRIRDLRRDGTTVFLTTHYIEEAERLCDRIAFLVGGRIVLEDSVPRLLQPLQNKHLLVLTVPGADGALCARLAEAFPEYGVTADGDGGVRIEAAAAIPLAPLVDYLAERGLDVTEARRLHPSLEEVFVRVTGLQAESMRKEKEKGGGGGE
- a CDS encoding helix-turn-helix transcriptional regulator, which produces MKPSGGMRQVASVLKTISHPSRLAILLAIGNREICVHRLQTLLGGSQSHISQQLMALRRAGVVCARRQNRFVHYRLADPRLLGLIRAAARLKRVGLPKSPAAWKGGCPDRRGKK